The following are encoded in a window of Arthrobacter woluwensis genomic DNA:
- a CDS encoding PucR family transcriptional regulator, whose product MGQSAHSIHGAASAGEAQLDLLPGLTTHRFLAQLPEGVEVLHDAGNVPLRWVETSELADPTPYLLDHELLLTAGLPFLGDGGTDEAVDAFVGRLARARVSALAFGLEPHFDAVPGAVVAACERHGVTLWQLPSSLPFAAVGLAFSRLLESGNASVLRQLTEANRQLIRAALGEGGEQELLEALAQRVSGEVLLFGAHGQLRLTAGARTAGPEVLEEAAGLALDLFAGSGPRVELRETADGALLGLPLRGSPGRGTAARPAAGSRTAPSQRGARRGEPTLGVLVLHTGHPLTATENTMVSTAVGLLELLARQRAAGSLSPGQLATLLLLRGDTRGDDAALSTLLGDSAPGAGSGLRVVIAHPQAEDSADVPAEVLAWRRLWETKLVVHDGTHLLAVTRQEPSPARLSRVEAEGYACAVSRPAPRLGKGGSLAGHALQHVPRLRLEAMALLARAEEERRSLLAEQQPRTFAELMPREAGAGVAREVLGPLLALEPPRRDLLLRVLRAWLAAHGSWDGASSALDIHRNSVRRHVGVIGDTLGRDLGDASVRAELWFALGFLGPGLPGGAAADPSTPADPSAASDDAEPGAAQESQER is encoded by the coding sequence ATGGGACAAAGTGCACATTCCATCCATGGTGCCGCGAGTGCCGGGGAGGCACAACTCGACCTGCTGCCGGGCCTCACGACGCATCGCTTCCTGGCCCAGCTTCCGGAGGGTGTCGAAGTGCTTCACGACGCCGGGAACGTGCCGCTGCGCTGGGTCGAGACGAGCGAGCTCGCGGACCCGACGCCGTATCTCCTCGACCACGAACTCCTGCTCACGGCCGGGCTGCCGTTCCTCGGCGACGGCGGGACGGACGAGGCCGTGGACGCGTTCGTCGGCCGCCTGGCCCGTGCCCGGGTTTCCGCGCTGGCGTTCGGGCTGGAACCCCATTTCGACGCCGTCCCCGGGGCCGTGGTGGCTGCCTGCGAGCGCCACGGCGTCACGCTCTGGCAGCTCCCGTCCAGCCTGCCGTTCGCGGCGGTGGGCCTCGCGTTCTCCCGGCTCCTGGAGTCAGGCAACGCCAGCGTGCTGCGGCAGCTCACCGAGGCCAACCGGCAACTGATCCGGGCGGCTCTCGGCGAGGGCGGTGAGCAGGAGCTCCTGGAGGCGCTCGCCCAGCGGGTCTCAGGCGAGGTGCTGCTCTTCGGCGCCCACGGCCAGCTCCGCCTCACGGCCGGCGCGCGGACCGCCGGACCTGAGGTCCTGGAGGAGGCGGCCGGGCTGGCCCTGGATCTGTTCGCGGGCAGCGGTCCGCGGGTCGAACTGCGCGAGACGGCCGACGGCGCACTGCTGGGCCTTCCGCTGCGAGGATCACCGGGACGCGGCACGGCCGCGCGTCCGGCGGCCGGGAGCCGCACGGCTCCTTCCCAGCGTGGCGCCCGCCGGGGCGAACCGACGCTCGGGGTCCTCGTGCTGCACACCGGCCACCCGCTCACCGCGACGGAGAACACCATGGTGTCCACCGCCGTCGGGCTCCTGGAACTGCTGGCCCGGCAGCGCGCGGCGGGGTCCCTCTCCCCCGGTCAGCTGGCAACGCTCCTGCTGCTCCGCGGGGACACCCGGGGCGATGACGCCGCGCTCTCCACGCTGCTGGGCGACAGCGCCCCGGGTGCCGGGTCCGGGCTGCGCGTGGTGATCGCGCATCCGCAGGCCGAGGACAGCGCCGACGTGCCTGCGGAGGTCCTGGCCTGGCGGCGGCTGTGGGAGACCAAGCTCGTCGTCCACGACGGCACGCACCTGCTCGCCGTCACCCGCCAGGAGCCGTCGCCCGCGCGACTGTCCCGCGTCGAGGCGGAAGGTTATGCCTGCGCCGTGTCCCGCCCGGCGCCGCGCCTCGGCAAGGGCGGTTCGCTGGCGGGCCACGCCCTGCAGCACGTCCCGCGGCTGCGCCTGGAGGCCATGGCGCTGCTCGCCCGCGCCGAGGAGGAGCGGCGCAGCCTGCTGGCCGAACAGCAGCCCCGCACGTTCGCCGAGCTCATGCCGCGGGAGGCCGGAGCGGGGGTCGCCCGTGAGGTCCTGGGTCCCCTGCTCGCGTTGGAGCCACCGCGGCGGGACCTGCTCCTGCGGGTGCTGCGGGCGTGGCTCGCGGCGCACGGCTCGTGGGACGGGGCCTCCAGCGCCTTGGACATCCACCGCAACAGCGTCCGGCGACACGTGGGGGTCATCGGGGACACTCTGGGCCGCGACCTCGGCGACGCCTCGGTCCGGGCCGAGCTGTGGTTCGCCCTCGGGTTCCTCGGGCCGGGGCTGCCCGGCGGGGCGGCCGCAGATCCCTCCACGCCCGCCGATCCCTCAGCGGCCTCTGACGATGCGGAGCCGGGAGCGGCTCAGGAGAGCCAGGAGCGGTAG
- a CDS encoding carbon-nitrogen hydrolase family protein, with product MSEEGKVTGMRLAIMQGESAVLDTAANLATIREAARQASDGGAQLLITPELFPVGYAPRPVRAGLDPALLPGLAHDLAEIARSAGIALLASLPEVEPAAPGSDPTADRWYISATLFGPDGARLSHYRKVHLFGAEEQEVFTPGDQPAAVVDFQGLRLGTVICYDVEFPETVRAAALRGVDVLMVPTALGSGYSQVPQRLIPTRAMENHLYLAYVNHTGVEAGFHLSGGSVVADPFGRTLAEADEDAAVLFVEVDPGQLATARADVPYLDERRPDLYRSWLS from the coding sequence ATGTCCGAGGAAGGGAAAGTGACCGGGATGCGACTGGCGATCATGCAGGGGGAGTCCGCCGTGCTGGACACGGCGGCGAATCTCGCCACCATCCGTGAGGCCGCGCGTCAGGCGTCCGATGGCGGCGCGCAGCTCCTCATCACCCCCGAGCTGTTCCCGGTCGGCTACGCCCCGCGACCGGTGCGCGCCGGGCTGGACCCCGCCCTGCTGCCCGGCCTCGCCCATGATCTGGCGGAGATCGCCCGTTCGGCGGGCATCGCCCTGCTGGCCAGCCTGCCCGAGGTGGAGCCCGCCGCGCCCGGCTCGGATCCGACGGCGGACCGCTGGTACATCAGCGCCACGCTCTTCGGCCCCGACGGCGCCCGGCTGTCCCACTACCGCAAGGTCCACCTCTTCGGGGCGGAGGAGCAGGAGGTCTTCACCCCCGGGGACCAGCCGGCCGCCGTCGTCGACTTTCAGGGGCTTCGCCTCGGGACCGTGATCTGCTACGACGTCGAGTTCCCCGAGACCGTGCGCGCCGCAGCGCTGCGCGGAGTGGACGTCCTCATGGTGCCGACCGCGCTCGGCAGCGGCTACTCGCAGGTGCCCCAGCGGCTCATCCCGACGCGGGCCATGGAGAACCACCTGTACCTGGCGTATGTGAACCACACCGGGGTCGAGGCCGGATTCCACCTCAGCGGCGGGAGTGTGGTGGCCGACCCGTTCGGCAGGACGCTCGCCGAGGCGGACGAGGACGCGGCCGTCCTGTTCGTGGAGGTCGACCCCGGGCAGCTCGCGACGGCTCGCGCGGACGTCCCGTATCTCGACGAACGGCGTCCCGACCTCTACCGCTCCTGGCTCTCCTGA
- a CDS encoding amino acid permease: MTTTPKTLPGATPSLGRQLIRRKSIAQMERDARDNSGHGSLKRNFGVLQLTMISVGATLGTGILVILGDAVPIAGPAIWLSFVVAGFAALLSAVSYAEMAGMVPVAGSSYSYSYATMGEGMAWICGWCLVLEYAVSVAAVAVGAGQYVNETIGVFGIQMPDAISQPPGGGGLVNLPALIIVLLATVLLVRGAKESALVNTIIVFAKVGILVFFCIVAFTAFNAGNFEPLLPMGAAGMSAAASKVFFSYIGFDAASTAGEEARNPKRDLPRAILLSMLIVTTVYVLVAVAAIGARNWQWFDGVEAPLVQIINEITHQPWIALVFAVTSVLAIVSVVLTVLYGQTRILLTMSRDGLVPKVFGEVSPRTHTPVKGTWIVGVVVALTAAFVPLGALADATSIGTLFAFALVNVAVIYLRVTKPGKARSFRVPLYPVVPVLGALACLFLMANLDGMTWLVFCAWMLLGVVLYLAYGRRNSRVGGLNEQAYQLSHQDD; encoded by the coding sequence ATGACCACAACTCCCAAGACGCTGCCCGGCGCCACGCCGAGCCTCGGCCGGCAGCTCATCCGCCGCAAGTCCATCGCCCAGATGGAGCGCGACGCCCGGGACAACTCCGGGCACGGCAGCCTGAAGCGCAACTTCGGCGTGCTGCAGCTGACCATGATCAGCGTCGGCGCCACGCTCGGCACGGGCATCCTGGTCATCCTCGGCGACGCCGTGCCGATCGCGGGGCCCGCCATCTGGCTATCCTTCGTCGTGGCGGGTTTCGCCGCTCTGCTCTCCGCGGTCTCCTACGCTGAGATGGCGGGCATGGTCCCGGTGGCGGGGTCCAGCTACTCGTACTCCTACGCCACCATGGGCGAGGGCATGGCCTGGATCTGCGGCTGGTGCCTCGTCCTGGAATACGCGGTCTCGGTGGCAGCTGTCGCCGTCGGCGCAGGCCAGTACGTGAATGAAACCATCGGCGTGTTCGGCATCCAGATGCCCGACGCCATCTCTCAGCCCCCGGGAGGCGGTGGCCTGGTCAATCTTCCGGCCCTCATCATCGTCCTCCTGGCGACCGTGCTCCTGGTGCGCGGCGCCAAGGAGAGCGCCCTGGTCAACACCATCATCGTGTTCGCCAAGGTCGGCATCCTGGTCTTCTTCTGCATCGTGGCCTTCACCGCGTTCAACGCCGGGAACTTCGAGCCCCTCCTCCCGATGGGCGCCGCCGGCATGAGCGCCGCCGCGTCCAAGGTGTTCTTCTCCTACATCGGCTTCGACGCCGCCTCCACCGCCGGTGAGGAGGCCCGCAACCCCAAGCGCGACCTGCCCCGGGCGATCCTGCTGTCCATGCTGATCGTCACCACCGTGTACGTCCTGGTGGCCGTGGCGGCGATCGGCGCGCGGAACTGGCAGTGGTTCGACGGCGTGGAGGCCCCGCTCGTCCAGATCATCAACGAGATCACCCATCAGCCGTGGATCGCCCTGGTCTTCGCGGTCACCTCCGTGCTGGCCATCGTCTCCGTGGTCCTCACCGTGCTCTACGGCCAGACCCGCATCCTGCTCACCATGTCCCGTGACGGCCTCGTGCCCAAGGTGTTCGGCGAGGTCTCGCCCCGCACCCACACGCCGGTCAAGGGCACCTGGATCGTCGGCGTCGTCGTGGCGCTCACCGCCGCCTTCGTCCCGCTCGGCGCTCTCGCCGACGCGACCAGCATCGGCACCCTGTTCGCGTTCGCTCTGGTCAACGTCGCCGTGATCTACCTGCGCGTCACCAAGCCGGGCAAGGCCCGCAGCTTCCGCGTCCCGCTCTACCCGGTCGTGCCGGTGCTCGGCGCCCTGGCCTGCCTCTTCCTGATGGCCAACCTCGACGGCATGACCTGGCTGGTGTTCTGCGCCTGGATGCTGCTCGGCGTCGTGCTCTACCTCGCCTACGGCCGCCGGAACTCCCGCGTGGGCGGCCTCAACGAACAGGCGTACCAGCTCAGCCATCAGGACGACTGA